ACATGAGAATCTGGTCCGTATAGACCAAACATTGCTTCTCCTTTTGCCTGAAGGAACCAAATCACCGTAAACTGATACAAAGACTGCCCTAAAATGTTCCTCCACATTACATTGTTGATAAAATTCTGTCTCTTTCCAACCGGCGGATGCTTCATTAGGTCATTATTTGGAGGCTCAGTTGCAAGTGCAAGGGCGCCTAACGTGTCCATGATCATGTTGACCCACAATAGCTGCACAGCTGTGAGAGGAGCACTCCCTGAAGAACGATGATTTATGCAGATGCACAAGAAGTGAGAAATGATTCTACGATGGATAGTAAAATATGGCGAATTTCGTTACAGAAGCggacaaacaaataaaaaatgtgagCCTGCTAACCTGTCAAGCAAGCCGAGGAGAAGTTCACAATCAATGCAACTATATTGACTGTCAGCTGGAACTGCACAAATTTTTGAATGTTGATGTAAACCGAGCGTCCCCATTTTGCCACTGTCACGATTGTGGAGAAATTATCGTCCAGAATTATAACATCAGCACTCTCTTTAGCCACCTGAAAGCAGGTGAAATATGATTTGTTAAGGGCCTAAACTGTATCGTTTTCTTCTTGATCAAGAGACAAAAGGGATATGGTGGTATCAACCAATGCGAAGAGTCGTATCATTTTGCACTTGCAAAGCGTAAGTACTCACCTCAGTTCCAGCAATCCCCATAGCTAGTCCAATATCTGCCTCGTGAAGCGCTGGGGCATCGTTTGTTCCATCACCGGTTACAGCAACAACTTCATCAAATGTGGTCCGCAAGTGCTTCACCAGTGTATGCTTGTCCAGAGGTGAAGATCGAGCCATCACCTACACAAGGGATCAAATTTCAGTGTCACAGATTCATAAACTATAGTAAGTAGTCGGTAAGAAGCAAAATCCGAGCGGTTATGTTCCTTGAAAGAAATGGAGATAGTACCTGAATTTTAGGAATCAGAGAAAGCAATTCTTCCTGATTCTTCTCCCTGAACTCCGGACCTTCAATGGCTATGCCATCATCGGTGAGAATCCCACATTCCCTTGCGATAGCCTTTGCAGTATTTATATTGTCTCCGGTGACCATTCTTACTGTGATGCCCGCTGAACGGCAGATTGCAACAGACTCCTTGACACCGGGACGAACAGGATCCTTAATTCCCACAATTCCTATACAGGTATAACCAGAAACAGGAATGGAATTCTCAGGAGAGAAACCAGTTTCTAGTTCTGTATACGCAAGACATAGAGTTCGAAGAGCCTCGCAAGCAAACTGCTCAATAGTAACTTTGAGATGGTTGAGGGATGCTTCATCAAGGGGAACAATATCACCATTTGAGTTGATCACCTTTTCACAGCTGGCCAGAACTACTTCGGAGGCACCTTTGGTGTGCGCTATCAAACCTCCTTCAGGAAGCTCCAAGATTACCCCCATCCGTTTCTTCGTTGAGTTGAATGGCTCAACTTTAACAAGTTTAGAAGCTTGTCTCTCTGCTTGGAAATTTCCACCAATTGACAATCCAAATTCCAACAAAGCAGTATCTGTAGGTGTTCCCAATAGCTCATGCTTTCCGGCTTTGTTAACCACAATTTCTCCACCAGTGTTGTTAAAGATCGATTGTACCAAAAGTTTCTTAGCAGACTCCGGAAGATCAGAGAACAAGCTAGAGGCCTCATTGGGTTTACTCACCTCCTTGACATTCATGCAAATGCATGATTTCACAACGGTCATGCGGTTGGTTGTTAGTGTCCCGGTTTTGTCACTGCAAATGTTTGTGGCTGATCCCATAGTCTCACAAGCTGCGAGATGACGAACGAGTGCTTTatcgttcatcatcttcttcatgGCAAAGGCAAGGCTCAATGTCACAGACAGCGGCAGCCCCTCTGggacagcaacaacaacaattgtTACTGCAATAGCAAAGAATTCCAACATTTGCTTTGCATCATCTCCATTCCAGCTCCAGTGTGTCCCCTCAGCCAGTTTTCGACTAAACAATCCTTGCATCATAACTGCAAAAGTCACGACGGCGAAGAAAAGTCCTATCTTTCCAATAATGGTTGCCACTCCATTCAACTTCACCTGCAATGGGGTTTCATCATCTCCACCTTCGCTCAGAGTCGCCATCAATTTACCCCATTGGGTTCTCATCCCAACTGTTGTAACCATCATCTTGCATGATCCGTCTTGGACCTTAGTGCCGGAAAGAAGAAAAGGGTTTTCAGCAGTTACCATTATTGGCTCACTCTCACCAGTTAAGCTTGATTCGTCAATCAACACGGAGAATCCTGATACGAATAGCCCATCTGCTGGCACTTGGTCTCCAATAGAAAGATGCACAATATCACCAGGCAGTAAATCATAGATTGACATTTTCTGCCTATATCCATTTCTTGTTACTTGCATAGCAatcttctttttctccttgtccaaATCCTTGAACTGCAGCGATTGGCGGTAATCACTTGTTGCTGTGACAAGAACAACCAACAGGATACTCGCAACGATTCCAAGTCCATCATGTGCTCCAACCGGCCACCCT
This is a stretch of genomic DNA from Malus domestica chromosome 02, GDT2T_hap1. It encodes these proteins:
- the LOC103418370 gene encoding calcium-transporting ATPase 2, plasma membrane-type-like translates to MESYLQEFGEVKAKGSSEETLQKWRNLCSVVKNPKRRFRFTANLSKRFEAAAMRRTNQEKLRIAVLVSKAAFQFIQGVQPSDYVVPKEVTDAGFHICADELGSIVEGHDVKKLKFHGGISGIAEKISTSVKDGLNTESDMHTRRQEIYGINKFTESEQRGFFIFVWEALQDMTLMILGVCAFVSLIVGIAMEGWPVGAHDGLGIVASILLVVLVTATSDYRQSLQFKDLDKEKKKIAMQVTRNGYRQKMSIYDLLPGDIVHLSIGDQVPADGLFVSGFSVLIDESSLTGESEPIMVTAENPFLLSGTKVQDGSCKMMVTTVGMRTQWGKLMATLSEGGDDETPLQVKLNGVATIIGKIGLFFAVVTFAVMMQGLFSRKLAEGTHWSWNGDDAKQMLEFFAIAVTIVVVAVPEGLPLSVTLSLAFAMKKMMNDKALVRHLAACETMGSATNICSDKTGTLTTNRMTVVKSCICMNVKEVSKPNEASSLFSDLPESAKKLLVQSIFNNTGGEIVVNKAGKHELLGTPTDTALLEFGLSIGGNFQAERQASKLVKVEPFNSTKKRMGVILELPEGGLIAHTKGASEVVLASCEKVINSNGDIVPLDEASLNHLKVTIEQFACEALRTLCLAYTELETGFSPENSIPVSGYTCIGIVGIKDPVRPGVKESVAICRSAGITVRMVTGDNINTAKAIARECGILTDDGIAIEGPEFREKNQEELLSLIPKIQVMARSSPLDKHTLVKHLRTTFDEVVAVTGDGTNDAPALHEADIGLAMGIAGTEVAKESADVIILDDNFSTIVTVAKWGRSVYINIQKFVQFQLTVNIVALIVNFSSACLTGSAPLTAVQLLWVNMIMDTLGALALATEPPNNDLMKHPPVGKRQNFINNVMWRNILGQSLYQFTVIWFLQAKGEAMFGLYGPDSHVILNTLIFNTFVFCQVFNEISSRDMEEIDVFKGILDNYVFVGVLSSTVVFQIVIIEFLGKFASTAPLTLAQWFATVFIGFLGMPIAAGLKMFPV